Proteins from a genomic interval of Lolium perenne isolate Kyuss_39 chromosome 1, Kyuss_2.0, whole genome shotgun sequence:
- the LOC127323959 gene encoding protein NRT1/ PTR FAMILY 5.10 yields the protein MAPEPESGSSAPLLRVGSGHRRATGGWRSALFIIWVEVAERFAYYGISSNLISYLTGPLGESTAAAAAAVNAWSGAASMLPLLGAAVADSWLGRYRTIVASSVLYIMDLGLLTLSSMFLSPGSHQCDISADGRSECLSSSLQTAFFYVSLYLVAFAQSGHKPCVQAFGADQFDATDPIESSSRSSFFNWWYFGISASATVAVAIMSYVQDNVSWGLGFGVPCTIMLLALVLFLLGTRTYRFYDDSSSGKDGSVFWRAGEVFRAWRKRSPEGGALVEHGEYSENAVLAEEVRGLARLFPIWAACLLYGVVFAQSPTLFTKQAATLDRRIGSSLFQIPPAAMQCFLGVSIIICVVLYDRVLVPVARRITGVASGITMLQRIGTGMALALAALVVATLVEMRRLRAAMDAGVVDVPDAVVPMSLWWMVPQYVLLGAADVFTLVGMQEFFYDQMPGELKSLGLALYLSVLGVGSFISSLLISVIDGVTSRDGGTSWFADNLNRGHLDYFYLLLAALTALELLAYLYFSGSYIYKRNTVNLH from the exons ATGGCGCCAGAGCCGGAATCCGGCTCCTCCGCCCCCCTTCTCCGCGTCGGGTCCGGGCACCGCCGCGCCACCGGCGGCTGGAGGTCGGCTCTGTTCATAATCT GGGTGGAGGTGGCGGAGCGGTTCGCGTACTACGGCATCTCCTCCAACCTCATCAGCTACCTCACCGGCCCGCTCGGGGAGAGCAcggcggccgccgccgcggccgTGAACGCATGGTCGGGCGCCGCCTCGATGCTGCCGCTGCtgggcgccgccgtcgccgactCGTGGCTGGGCCGGTACCGCACCATCGTCGCCTCCTCCGTGCTCTACATCATG GACCTAGGGTTGCTGACCCTCTCCTCCATGTTCCTATCACCTGGCAGCCATCAGTGCGACATCTCCGCCGACGGCCGGTCAGAATGCCTGTCTTCCTCCCTCCAGACGGCTTTCTTCTACGTCTCGCTCTACCTGGTGGCTTTCGCGCAGAGCGGCCACAAGCCCTGCGTGCAGGCCTTTGGCGCCGACCAGTTCGACGCCACGGACCCCATCGAGTCGTCATCACGGAGCTCCTTCTTCAACTGGTGGTACTTCGGTATCTCCGCAAGTGCCACCGTGGCCGTCGCTATCATGAGCTACGTCCAGGACAACGTCAGCTGGGGCCTTGGCTTCGGCGTGCCGTGCACGATCATGCTGCTCGCGCTCGTCCTCTTCCTGCTCGGCACAAGGACGTACCGGTTCTACGACGACTCCAGTTCTGGCAAGGATGGCAGTGTGTTCTGGCGTGCCGGTGAAGTTTTTAGGGCGTGGCGCAAGAGATCACCGGAGGGTGGCGCCCTGGTAGAGCACGGCGAATACTCAGAGAACGCCGTGCTCGCAGAGGAGGTGAGAGGCCTGGCGAGGCTTTTCCCTATATGGGCTGCTTGCCTGCTCTATGGCGTGGTGTTCGCGCAGTCGCCGACGCTTTTCACGAAGCAGGCAGCGACCCTGGACAGGAGGATCGGGTCGTCGTTGTTTCAGATACCACCCGCAGCGATGCAGTGCTTCTTGGGTGTGAGCATCATCATCTGCGTCGTGCTGTACGACCGCGTCCTGGTGCCCGTGGCTCGCAGGATCACCGGTGTGGCCTCAGGCATCACCATGCTCCAGCGGATCGGCACGGGCATGGCCCTGGCACTGGCTGCTCTCGTGGTCGCCACGCTTGTGGAGATGAGGCGGCTGAGGGCGGCAATGGACGCCGGCGTGGTGGATGTGCCAGACGCGGTGGTCCCCATGAGCCTGTGGTGGATGGTGCCGCAGTACGTGCTCCTCGGCGCGGCGGACGTGTTCACCTTGGTCGGCATGCAGGAGTTCTTCTACGACCAGATGCCTGGCGAGCTCAAGAGCCTCGGGCTCGCGCTCTACCTGAGCGTCCTCGGAGTCGGCAGCTTCATCAGCAGCTTGCTCATCTCCGTCATCGACGGAGTGACGAGTAGGGATGGTGGGACGAGCTGGTTTGCGGACAACCTCAACCGGGGGCATCTCGACTACTTTTACCTGCTGCTTGCGGCGCTCACTGCGCTGGAGCTTCTTGCTTACCTTTACTTCTCAGGGTCGTACATTTACAAAAGAAACACTGTCAATCTCCACTAA
- the LOC127323942 gene encoding protein transport protein SEC24 A-like → MHPSMGNERPPGWPGVAAPAGPPPPFAGPTTLVRPGGTAGPFAPPTLHQSSPAPQAAAPPGPPFGAAPPAAMGGYRGPSPPHGPFGAGPPPQRPFATAPPPQGPFGTAPPPQGGPFSTVAPPQGPFASAPPSQGSFGTAPPSQRPFAASPPAQGPFSSPPPTQVPYSAGPPSQGPLATAPPPFRPLPSAPPQPQSPTWSAMPPQTYVRPAVQSQPPPVQGNYPGGPPSNPQFPVNRPGFQQPMQTMPPPPMGPLSAYGNQAGNPTTGPPMGAPQSLVEDFQSLSLRFPPGTLDLGVDVKGLPRPLDGDEEPAKVLEAYPMNCHPRYFRLTTHAIPASQSLVSRWHLPLGAVVHPLAKSPDGEEVPVVDFESAGVIRCRRCRTYINPYVTFADAGRKWRCNICSLLNDVPGEYFCALDASGRRYDTDQRPELCKGTVEFVAPTEYMVRPPMPPSYLFLIDVSVSAVRSGLLEVVAKTIKSCLGDLLAFPRTQIGFVTFDSTLHFHSFKSSLSQPQMMVVADLDDVFLPLPEDLLVNLVDSIQVVESFLDSLPSMFDDNANVESALGPALKAALMVMGQFGGKLLVFQSTLPSLGIGRLRLRGDDVRAYGTDKEHILRVPEDAFYKQMAAEFTKNQIAVDVFSLSDRYCDVASLGSLAKYTGGQVYHYPSFHATTHGDKLNHELSRNLTRETAWESVMRVRCGKGVRFTTYHGHFMLRTTDLLALPAVDPDKAFAMQLSLEESLMTTQTVYFQVALLYTSSSGERRIRVHTAAAPVVTDLGEMYRQADTGAIVSLLARIAVENSLSDKLDSVRQQLQLKLVRSLKEYRSIYVVQHRIGGRLIYPESLRYLPLYILALCKSLALRGGYADVSLDERCAAGFSMMILPAKRLLNFIYPSLYRLDEVLTMEPDRIDGSLRRSPLTLQCLDSAGLYLLDDGFTFLVWLGRMLQPEVVNDVFGVSLANIPDLSKVQLTECDNNHSRNFMTVLRTLRGKDSSCYQLPRVVRQGEQPRENFLLLSNLVEDQMAGTSSYVDWILQIHRQTQGS, encoded by the coding sequence ATGCATCCGTCCATGGGGAACGAGAGGCCGCCGGGGTGGCCCGGTGTAGCCGCCCCCGCCGGCCCCCCGCCGCCGTTCGCCGGCCCTACTACGCTCGTGCGCCCCGGTGGCACTGCCGGCCCGTTCGCCCCGCCGACGCTCCATCAGAGCTCTCCGGCCCCGCAAGCGGCCGCTCCCCCCGGGCCGCCGTtcggggccgcgccgcccgcggCAATGGGTGGGTACAGGGGTCCCTCGCCGCCACATGGCCCCTTCGGCGCCGGACCACCGCCCCAGAGACCTTTCGCCACCGCACCGCCGCCTCAAGGGCCGTTCGGCACTGCACCGCCGCCTCAGGGAGGCCCCTTCTCCACCGTGGCTCCACCGCAGGGGCCCTTCGCCTCTGCACCTCCGTCCCAGGGATCCTTCGGAACAGCGCCTCCTTCCCAGAGACCTTTTGCCGCGTCGCCACCGGCTCAGGGACCTTtctcatcgccgccgccaactcAGGTCCCGTACTCTGCTGGGCCGCCATCTCAGGGCCCTTTGGCCACAGCACCTCCGCCTTTCCGCCCGCTGCCATCGGCTCCCCCGCAGCCACAATCGCCCACGTGGAGTGCCATGCCTCCGCAGACTTACGTGAGGCCGGCGGTACAATCGCAGCCGCCGCCAGTGCAAGGTAACTACCCTGGTGGCCCTCCCTCCAACCCACAGTTCCCGGTGAACCGGCCAGGGTTTCAGCAGCCAATGCAGACCATGCCGCCGCCTCCCATGGGGCCGCTGTCCGCTTATGGTAACCAGGCAGGTAATCCTACTACGGGGCCTCCGATGGGTGCGCCCCAGAGCCTAGTGGAGGACTTCCAGTCTCTGTCGCTGAGGTTTCCGCCTGGGACGCTTGACCTGGGCGTTGATGTAAAAGGGCTGCCACGGCCATtggacggcgacgaggagcccgccaagGTTCTGGAGGCATACCCGATGAACTGCCACCCGAGGTACTTCCGCCTGACAACCCACGCTATTCCGGCGTCCCAGTCGTTGGTCTCCAGGTGGCATTTGCCCCTTGGGGCCGTGGTGCATCCTCTCGCAAAATCACCTGATGGGGAGGAAGTGCCAGTTGTCGACTTTGAGTCGGCTGGTGTAATCCGTTGCCGAAGATGCAGGACGTATATTAACCCGTATGTAACTTTTGCGGATGCTGGAAGGAAGTGGCGCTGCAACATTTGCTCGTTGCTCAATGATGTTCCTGGTGAGTACTTTTGTGCTCTTGATGCCAGTGGCAGAAGATATGATACAGATCAAAGGCCGGAACTTTGCAAGGGAACAGTCGAGTTTGTTGCTCCTACTGAGTATATGGTTCGGCCACCAATGCCGCCTTCGTATTTGTTTCTTATTGATGTCTCAGTATCTGCAGTTCGAAGTGGGCTGCTAGAGGTAGTTGCAAAGACCATCAAATCATGCCTTGGTGATCTTCTGGCCTTTCCACGGACACAAATTGGGTTCGTAACCTTTGACAGCACATTACACTTCCACAGTTTCAAGTCTTCCTTGAGTCAACCTCAAATGATGGTGGTTGCTGATTTGGACGATGTTTTCCTACCATTGCCTGAGGATCTCTTGGTTAATTTGGTTGACTCTATACAGGTTGTCGAGTCATTTCTCGATAGCTTGCCCAGTATGTTTGATGACAATGCAAATGTAGAATCAGCTCTTGGTCCTGCACTTAAGGCAGCACTCATGGTTATGGGTCAATTTGGGGGAAAGTTGCTTGTCTTCCAGAGTACGTTGCCATCTCTTGGTATTGGCCGTTTGAGACTTCGAGGAGATGATGTCCGTGCATATGGAACAGATAAGGAGCATATTCTGAGGGTACCAGAAGACGCCTTTTATAAACAGATGGCTGCAGAGTTCACAAAAAATCAGATCGCTGTGGACGTCTTTTCTTTGAGTGACAGATATTGTGATGTTGCTTCCTTAGGTTCTCTGGCAAAGTATACTGGTGGTCAGGTGTACCATTATCCATCTTTCCATGCAACTACTCACGGGGATAAACTTAACCACGAGCTTAGCAGAAACCTTACTCGGGAGACTGCTTGGGAATCTGTTATGCGTGTCAGATGTGGAAAAGGGGTGCGTTTCACAACATATCATGGTCATTTCATGCTAAGGACCACAGATTTGTTAGCTCTTCCAGCTGTTGACCCTGATAAAGCATTCGCAATGCAACTGTCTTTAGAGGAGAGCCTAATGACCACACAGACTGTATACTTCCAAGTGGCATTGCTATATACTTCATCTTCTGGTGAAAGACGTATCAGGGTGCATACAGCAGCTGCACCTGTGGTCACAGATCTTGGTGAAATGTATCGTCAAGCAGATACCGGTGCCATTGTGTCATTGTTGGCTAGAATCGCTGTTGAAAACTCACTGTCTGATAAGCTGGATAGTGTCCGACAACAACTGCAGTTAAAGCTTGTCAGAAGTTTGAAAGAATACCGGAGCATATATGTTGTACAGCACCGAATAGGAGGGAGACTGATATATCCAGAATCATTAAGATACTTGCCGTTATACATCTTGGCCTTGTGCAAATCTCTTGCTCTGCGTGGCGGTTATGCTGATGTCTCTCTTGATGAACGTTGTGCTGCTGGTTTCAGTATGATGATACTGCCTGCGAAGAGGCTGCTCAATTTTATTTATCCTTCTTTGTACAGGCTTGATGAAGTATTGACAATGGAGCCAGATAGGATTGATGGGTCCTTGAGGCGATCGCCGTTAACCTTGCAGTGCCTAGACTCTGCTGGTTTATATCTTCTTGATGATGGATTCACCTTCCTAGTATGGTTAGGTAGGATGCTCCAACCTGAGGTCGTGAACGATGTTTTTGGAGTCAGCTTGGCAAATATCCCTGATCTATCAAAGGTCCAGTTGACAGAATGTGACAACAATCACTCGAGAAATTTCATGACAGTACTAAGAACCCTAAGGGGGAAGGATTCTTCGTGTTACCAGCTACCCCGTGTGGTACGGCAAGGCGAGCAGCCCAGAGAAAACTTCTTGCTTTTGTCCAACCTTGTCGAGGATCAGATGGCTGGAACAAGCAGCTACGTGGACTGGATACTCCAAATTCATCGCCAAACACAAGGCTCCTGA